In a genomic window of Thiosocius teredinicola:
- a CDS encoding TrlF family AAA-like ATPase: MGTNYRRGSEWRKWDLHIHSPASFNWSAPQKLHHLDAEQKETVLGAMVDALNEADASVFSIMDYWTFDGVLALRDFSRNKPGQLKKTVFPGIELRVQAPTTERLDIHVIFSEEIADQRLRDFLTNLRVQLIGGGERPLSRDCLIEYARSLRPDQLALHGFDSDRIAGDDEYAWEAGSQTCEVTLESFRKAMSETPDGMAVVYQPWDTYHGLIDLKWQRHYTAAYRLFSQPDIFECKGPGYRAAFQGIKNSDNEAYFDGFWEALEDRPRLAVRGSDAHKFEKYGKFQSNLTTWIKAAPTFKGLLQAIREPSQRSWLGEEPPKLIKKRTKPTVFIDRVSLRKTPGGGLSQEDWFDNQDLPLNSDLVAIIGSKGSGKSALADIIGLLGDTSNTEAFSFLNTKRFRERKNNRSLHFEGELTWADGESNTRKLSEDPEATAVERVRYIPQEYFEKVCAGQSEVDIAEFTRQIERVIFSYVPRELRGESSNLKDLLRQQEEEAHRNLERLRTEVRRLNDTICDIRRRSTSNVRAELQGQLNLRKKQLEDLENAQPALPEAAPSESEAGDPSLVRLQDLEKQKSAVSEQIAATRTKLADLQRKAQAATRIAAGVKNLEESVSEVVNHMRPDAELLEIDLSSFIKLEVSVDALGAKQTAISEAIRDENDRLEGPGDESLAFKLDKIHEQIRAVKTTLDAKQLERQAAMDRHRQWQEQVAALTGPKDLSTSINHIQAQVDWIDHAPSKIVELEVERLRKATEIADQLQGVRESREALVDTIEGTIAEVIPDRNDFSLGFVNELFVQDLEERFFEHIKQVSGSFRGEDEGRRYFRELVDEISLSNVEGIIAVPQRLEDAVTRDVRDGRDEEIELESQLRKGKTPEELLNLLYCLEYVQPRFSLALAGQPLTQLSPGQRGALLLVFYLLVEDSDIPIVLDQPEENLDNETVYSLLVNVIKKAKERRQIIMVTHNANLAVCCDAEQVIHASLDKANKNKVTYSCGPIEEPEINQLVVDVLEGTRPAFDNRKQKYEVSAH, translated from the coding sequence ATGGGGACTAACTATCGACGTGGGTCAGAATGGAGAAAATGGGATCTGCACATTCATAGTCCCGCATCTTTCAACTGGTCAGCACCACAGAAACTTCACCACTTGGATGCGGAGCAGAAGGAAACTGTCTTGGGCGCGATGGTTGACGCTTTAAATGAGGCAGACGCCTCGGTGTTCTCGATCATGGACTATTGGACATTCGATGGTGTCCTGGCTTTACGTGACTTCAGTCGGAACAAACCTGGCCAACTGAAAAAGACGGTATTTCCTGGAATAGAACTGAGGGTCCAGGCGCCCACAACAGAACGGCTGGATATCCACGTCATTTTTTCCGAAGAAATCGCAGACCAGCGGCTGCGAGATTTTCTAACGAACCTTAGGGTTCAGCTTATTGGTGGGGGAGAGCGTCCACTTTCTCGTGACTGCCTGATCGAATATGCCAGATCTTTGCGGCCCGATCAGCTTGCACTGCACGGCTTCGACTCTGATCGAATCGCGGGCGACGATGAGTATGCGTGGGAGGCTGGCAGTCAGACCTGCGAAGTGACTTTGGAATCATTTCGCAAGGCTATGAGTGAAACACCTGATGGTATGGCAGTCGTATATCAGCCATGGGACACCTACCATGGTCTAATCGATTTAAAATGGCAAAGGCATTACACCGCTGCGTATCGCCTATTTTCTCAGCCAGACATTTTTGAGTGCAAAGGGCCTGGGTATCGCGCTGCCTTTCAGGGCATCAAGAACTCCGATAACGAAGCATATTTCGATGGATTTTGGGAGGCGCTCGAGGATCGCCCAAGGCTCGCCGTGCGGGGTAGCGATGCCCACAAGTTTGAAAAGTATGGAAAATTCCAATCCAACCTGACCACATGGATAAAGGCCGCCCCTACATTCAAGGGGTTGCTGCAGGCAATTAGAGAGCCCTCTCAACGTTCGTGGCTTGGCGAAGAGCCGCCAAAGCTCATTAAGAAACGTACGAAACCTACGGTATTCATCGATCGCGTTAGCCTACGGAAAACACCTGGAGGCGGGCTTTCGCAAGAAGACTGGTTTGACAACCAGGATCTCCCTCTGAATTCTGACCTTGTTGCAATAATCGGCAGCAAAGGCAGTGGAAAAAGCGCACTGGCAGACATTATCGGCCTGCTTGGCGACACATCGAATACTGAAGCATTTTCATTTTTAAACACAAAGCGATTTCGGGAGCGAAAGAATAATAGGAGCCTCCACTTTGAAGGCGAGCTGACTTGGGCAGATGGCGAATCCAATACTAGGAAGCTGAGTGAAGACCCAGAGGCGACAGCTGTGGAGCGGGTCCGCTACATACCACAGGAATATTTCGAGAAGGTATGTGCGGGCCAATCTGAGGTCGATATTGCGGAATTTACGCGTCAGATTGAACGCGTAATTTTTTCCTATGTGCCGAGGGAATTGCGTGGGGAATCATCAAATCTCAAGGATCTTCTTCGGCAGCAGGAGGAAGAAGCTCATCGTAATCTTGAACGTTTGCGTACTGAAGTACGGAGGCTGAATGACACTATTTGTGATATTCGTAGGCGGTCTACCAGCAACGTCCGGGCCGAACTTCAAGGGCAACTGAATCTACGGAAAAAGCAACTCGAAGACCTTGAGAATGCGCAGCCTGCACTACCGGAGGCTGCTCCAAGTGAATCAGAGGCTGGCGACCCTAGTCTGGTTAGGCTGCAAGACCTAGAAAAACAGAAGTCAGCGGTTAGTGAACAAATCGCTGCGACTAGAACGAAACTCGCAGATCTACAACGCAAGGCCCAGGCCGCAACAAGGATCGCTGCTGGCGTCAAGAATCTCGAAGAATCTGTCAGCGAGGTGGTTAACCACATGCGGCCGGACGCTGAGCTGCTTGAGATCGATTTATCGAGTTTCATCAAGCTAGAAGTTAGTGTCGACGCCTTAGGCGCAAAACAAACTGCCATATCCGAGGCCATCCGAGATGAGAACGATCGCCTCGAGGGCCCAGGTGACGAGTCCCTTGCTTTCAAACTAGACAAGATACATGAGCAGATAAGAGCGGTTAAGACAACGCTAGATGCCAAGCAGTTGGAGCGGCAAGCTGCCATGGATCGTCATAGGCAATGGCAGGAGCAAGTGGCAGCACTTACTGGACCGAAGGATCTGTCAACAAGCATCAATCACATTCAGGCTCAGGTAGATTGGATTGATCACGCGCCGAGCAAAATTGTCGAGCTCGAAGTCGAGCGACTCCGGAAAGCGACGGAGATAGCGGATCAACTTCAAGGCGTCAGGGAGTCCAGGGAGGCACTGGTAGATACGATCGAAGGCACGATAGCGGAGGTTATTCCTGATAGAAACGACTTCTCATTGGGGTTTGTAAATGAGCTTTTCGTTCAGGATTTGGAAGAGCGATTTTTTGAGCACATAAAGCAGGTTTCGGGATCATTCCGTGGTGAAGATGAGGGTCGGAGATATTTTAGAGAGCTGGTAGACGAAATTTCGCTTTCAAACGTTGAAGGAATTATCGCTGTTCCACAACGTCTTGAGGATGCTGTCACGCGGGATGTTCGTGACGGTCGAGATGAAGAAATAGAGCTGGAGTCGCAACTCCGGAAAGGGAAGACGCCGGAAGAGCTTCTGAACCTGCTTTACTGTCTCGAATATGTGCAGCCGCGTTTTTCACTAGCTTTAGCAGGCCAGCCACTAACTCAATTGTCACCTGGGCAAAGGGGCGCCCTTCTTCTTGTGTTCTACCTTCTCGTAGAGGACAGTGACATACCCATCGTTCTCGATCAGCCAGAAGAAAATTTGGACAACGAAACAGTCTATTCGCTATTGGTCAACGTGATTAAGAAGGCGAAAGAAAGGCGGCAAATTATCATGGTGACGCACAATGCGAACTTGGCCGTTTGTTGTGATGCTGAGCAAGTGATCCATGCCTCACTTGATAAAGCGAATAAGAACAAGGTTACGTATTCGTGCGGGCCAATTGAAGAGCCAGAGATAAATCAGCTTGTTGTTGATGTGCTCGAAGGGACCCGGCCTGCATTCGACAACCGTAAGCAAAAGTATGAAGTATCAGCGCATTGA